A single region of the Stegostoma tigrinum isolate sSteTig4 chromosome 8, sSteTig4.hap1, whole genome shotgun sequence genome encodes:
- the LOC125456546 gene encoding uncharacterized protein LOC125456546, translating to MSQCNGTAISFLSRILPAVNKTANLLQKAVETTTSAVSWLGPEEGDYNPAGNVTNSTGDMEHLFRYSFSDNGLLYKEYKAPARDAIPLPKAVLYLLMAALVVVAVVYAIVGHLIKDLVHDFVDWLFGPTPDDSSNKSDLKCISSSLNDVNSQHHGGGEKTDELVIFIEDHLYLPQDT from the exons ATGAGCCAGTGTAACGGGACGGCGATCAGCTTTCTGTCTCGGATTTTACCCGCTGTGAACAAGACGGCGAATTTGCTACAAAAAGCTGTGGAGACGACCACGTCGGCGGTGAGTTGGCTGGGTCCAGAAGAAGGCGATTATAATCCCGCAGGGAATGTCACCAACTCCACCGGGGACATGGAGCACCTCTTCCGGTATTCATTCTCCGACAATGGATTGCTGTACAAGGAATATAAAGCCCCGGCTCGGGACGCCATCCCGTTGCCAAAGGCTGTGCTTTACCTGTTGATGGCAGCCTTAGTGGTGGTGGCTGTGGTTTACGCTATTGTTGGGCATCTCATTAAGGACCTTGTGCACGACTTTGTGG attggTTATTTGGACCAACTCCAGATGACAGCAGCAATAAAAGCGATTTGAAATGCATTTCCAGTAGCTTGAATGACGTAAATAGCCAGCACCATGGAGGAGGTGAAAAAACAGATGAACTGGTGATTTTCATAGAAGATCATTTATATTTACCTCAGGACACATGA